The following coding sequences are from one Kallotenue papyrolyticum window:
- a CDS encoding glycosyltransferase family 4 protein: MRLLVCTTQVPFARGGAELLSEGLCAALREHGHQAEIVALPASWTPRPNLITSALAWRLLDLTQVDGRPVDAIIATKFPSYAARHPRKIVWLVHQHRQAYDWYGTTLSDWGAQPGDAELRRVLQRLDRRTLGEARRLFAISRNVAARLKRFNGLQATPLYPPSPLMPRLQPGPSEPYILSIARLDRAKRIDLLLRALAESRSELRAIIAGRGPALAELQQLTRRLGLTQRVRFAGFVDDATAVDLFARCRAVYYAPVDEDYGFATIEAFAAGKPVLTTSDAGGVLEFVRHDESGLIAAPTPGALAEQLERLADPALACRLGQDNPTRVAHIRWERVVATLLS, translated from the coding sequence ATGCGTCTTTTGGTCTGTACAACTCAGGTGCCGTTTGCGCGCGGCGGCGCGGAGCTGTTGAGCGAAGGACTGTGCGCGGCGCTGCGCGAGCACGGCCACCAGGCCGAGATCGTGGCCTTGCCGGCGAGCTGGACACCGCGCCCGAACTTGATCACCAGCGCGCTGGCCTGGCGGCTGCTCGATCTAACCCAGGTCGATGGCCGGCCCGTGGATGCGATCATCGCCACCAAGTTTCCGTCCTACGCCGCGCGCCACCCGCGCAAGATCGTCTGGCTGGTGCATCAGCACCGCCAGGCCTACGACTGGTACGGCACCACGCTCTCGGACTGGGGCGCGCAGCCGGGTGATGCCGAACTGCGGCGCGTCCTGCAGCGGCTGGATCGCCGCACGCTGGGCGAGGCGCGGCGGCTCTTCGCCATCTCGCGCAACGTTGCTGCGCGCCTCAAGCGCTTCAACGGCCTGCAGGCCACGCCGCTCTATCCACCTAGTCCGCTCATGCCTCGTTTGCAGCCGGGGCCGTCGGAGCCGTACATCCTGTCGATCGCACGGCTGGATCGCGCCAAGCGCATTGATCTGCTACTCCGGGCGCTCGCCGAGTCGCGCAGCGAGCTGCGGGCGATCATCGCCGGGCGTGGCCCCGCGCTGGCCGAGCTGCAACAGCTCACGCGCCGCCTCGGCCTGACGCAGCGCGTCCGGTTCGCCGGCTTCGTGGACGACGCCACCGCCGTTGATCTGTTTGCGCGCTGTCGGGCAGTCTATTACGCGCCCGTAGACGAAGACTACGGCTTTGCCACGATCGAGGCATTTGCCGCCGGCAAGCCAGTGCTGACTACCAGCGACGCGGGCGGCGTGCTGGAGTTCGTGCGCCACGACGAGAGCGGGCTGATCGCCGCGCCGACGCCCGGCGCGCTGGCCGAACAGCTCGAGCGGCTAGCGGATCCGGCGCTGGCGTGCCGCCTGGGCCAGGACAACCCGACGCGCGTGGCCCATATCCGCTGGGAGCGCGTCGTCGCAACACTGTTGAGCTAG
- a CDS encoding DUF4129 domain-containing protein: protein MLLLNRPVAAQQPPASPEEYERLVRQAYAAASRADRIGLDDVATQLVAIREVHLADGSRVPVDNTWLQKALASEPPDLRMISARLGAILDALGQPTVSPPPDALARLDQILAQPPFADREAPSFWTRFWNAVGQALLDAIEWLLRRVPVPTPGRSAGSVPWSRISPLGALLLALGLLLVLALVIYAVRSVRRTLVRDAHLRAQAAADQERLGAETALDRAQALAQQGDYRSAVRYLYLSALLWLDERKRLRYDRSLTNREVLEQARNDPALYQRLRPVVHTFERVWYGLRPLDSASYRAYQQQVQALREEEREP, encoded by the coding sequence ATGCTGCTGCTCAACCGTCCGGTCGCAGCCCAGCAACCGCCGGCCTCGCCCGAAGAGTACGAGCGCTTGGTGCGGCAGGCCTATGCCGCCGCCTCGCGCGCCGACCGCATCGGGCTGGATGATGTGGCGACGCAGTTGGTCGCTATCCGCGAGGTGCACCTCGCCGATGGCAGTCGCGTGCCGGTGGATAATACCTGGCTGCAGAAGGCGCTGGCGAGCGAGCCACCAGACCTGCGCATGATCAGCGCACGCCTGGGTGCGATCCTCGATGCACTGGGACAGCCCACGGTCTCACCGCCACCCGACGCACTGGCGCGTCTGGACCAGATTCTGGCGCAACCGCCCTTTGCCGATCGGGAGGCGCCATCGTTCTGGACGCGCTTCTGGAACGCCGTCGGCCAGGCGCTGCTCGACGCGATCGAATGGCTGCTGCGCCGCGTGCCGGTGCCTACGCCGGGAAGGAGCGCCGGCAGCGTACCCTGGAGCCGCATCTCGCCGCTCGGCGCGCTGCTGCTGGCGCTGGGCCTGCTGCTGGTGCTGGCGCTGGTGATCTATGCCGTGCGCAGCGTGCGGCGCACGCTGGTGCGCGATGCCCATCTGCGCGCTCAGGCTGCCGCTGACCAGGAGCGCCTCGGCGCTGAGACCGCTCTGGATCGCGCGCAGGCGCTGGCGCAGCAGGGCGATTACCGCTCTGCCGTGCGCTACCTGTATCTCTCAGCCTTGCTTTGGCTGGACGAGCGCAAACGGCTGCGCTACGACCGCTCGCTCACCAACCGCGAGGTGTTGGAGCAGGCGCGCAACGATCCCGCGCTGTATCAGCGCCTCCGGCCGGTGGTCCATACCTTTGAGCGGGTCTGGTATGGCCTGCGGCCGCTGGATAGCGCCAGCTACCGTGCCTACCAGCAGCAGGTCCAGGCCCTGCGCGAGGAGGAGCGCGAGCCGTGA
- a CDS encoding BTAD domain-containing putative transcriptional regulator — MLQRHLEQALRRPITLVMAAAGMGKTQALARYVRSQRWAIPIWYTLHSDDAMPQTMLARLCWALATAVPALREPLEQYNSALYSGRGDWSTLLDRWLDVLHQSPQPILLCLDACAAAQQPPATLISRLLGRLHPRLHLVVTCRTRPDDAWWATCARLWQRGQLTLLTNDLFRFSLDEVEELCRLYGYTASQHDVASLQRLTDGWAYLLDAALRSHQGQALDVVLASLSTIERSSELDAWFHAQLAAACGADELEQVICSAVPEYLTPTTIASVCGVQQEYAALERWASIIPMLHAVGPQTYAYHPLFRDFLRRQFLRLPQARRLEVVRASATAAAAGGDWPEALAILQAHADWPELCRLLQPRAAELARDVRLDSLLTDAIARLPHIELCFDTPWLLCYQALERRLVRGDYVAARRLAQVAMEQFERLGDGDGYAYALASVAIARYHLGQYAAALAELDARPWVEDPTCRAALSFAAYLNYLGLDQLEQAIRAAHCGLHALEYEPREARRIHWRIVLQRNLVAAYHFRGELAAARRAGEEAVALAERHFATEGFYAWSLYELGLLEQRAGRLDLALTLLQQARTHLEQTTRYDVLWRWILVAQGHTLRDMGDLAAADERYGLGGWGEGEDGPLMLWLLQGRYAEARYAAESRLTTGMIESPIERTNLGVLLALLDLEHGATPEICRRLRAAAEQYQMYGFRYTRASLLLHLAAAEYELGNTAAADQPLAEALSFAAAQGYLNFDWWHPERMQRLLHHACAAGIEPVYSARLRQERGLAAPPDSEKAAVTKVMVAPASVPPATTRLAINCLGQFRVCLDDDPLPRERWQGYPAGALRMQRLLVYLAQHRHPQPMSAIARYVWPDRWDCIDVATNFHLTLAGLRRVLEPDLAQGRVSRFVLTASEGYLLHPDLQVELDLNAFQTSIRSGWSAHAEGRREAARSAFLHAEQLYQGDFALAKSDPGEGEAYRRAFLQAIYWLAEDDLGCGQAAACIARAQRILREDPWHTGAAALLLKAYLAAGNRRAARRYYERLMRLHDTLPPEIVYIAKTHRL; from the coding sequence GTGTTGCAGCGCCACCTTGAGCAGGCGCTCCGGCGACCAATCACCCTAGTGATGGCCGCGGCGGGCATGGGTAAGACACAGGCACTTGCTCGCTATGTTCGCTCCCAGCGTTGGGCCATTCCGATCTGGTACACCCTCCACAGCGATGATGCCATGCCGCAAACCATGCTGGCACGGCTGTGCTGGGCGCTGGCTACGGCGGTGCCGGCCTTGCGTGAACCGCTAGAGCAGTACAACTCCGCGCTCTACAGCGGGCGCGGTGATTGGTCCACACTCCTCGATCGCTGGCTCGATGTCCTGCACCAGAGCCCACAGCCGATCCTGCTCTGTCTGGATGCTTGCGCAGCAGCGCAGCAACCACCGGCCACATTGATCAGCCGGCTGCTAGGCCGGTTACATCCACGGCTCCATCTGGTGGTGACCTGCCGAACCAGACCGGACGATGCCTGGTGGGCGACCTGCGCGCGGCTGTGGCAGCGCGGCCAGTTGACGTTGCTGACCAACGATCTGTTCCGTTTTTCGCTGGACGAAGTCGAGGAGCTGTGTCGGCTGTACGGGTACACCGCCTCACAGCATGATGTCGCCAGCCTGCAACGACTCACGGATGGCTGGGCCTACCTGCTCGACGCTGCGTTGCGCAGCCATCAGGGACAAGCGCTGGACGTTGTGTTGGCGAGTCTGTCCACCATCGAACGGAGCTCGGAGCTGGATGCATGGTTCCATGCGCAGTTGGCAGCAGCATGCGGAGCGGATGAATTGGAGCAGGTGATCTGCAGTGCTGTTCCCGAGTACCTGACGCCGACAACGATCGCCAGCGTATGCGGCGTACAGCAGGAGTACGCTGCGCTGGAGCGTTGGGCGTCGATCATCCCCATGCTCCATGCTGTTGGGCCGCAGACCTACGCCTATCACCCCCTGTTTCGTGATTTTTTGCGCCGGCAGTTCCTGCGCCTGCCGCAGGCGCGGCGGCTGGAGGTGGTCCGGGCAAGTGCCACGGCAGCGGCCGCCGGTGGCGACTGGCCCGAGGCGCTGGCAATCCTTCAGGCCCACGCTGATTGGCCGGAACTGTGTCGCCTGCTCCAGCCACGTGCGGCGGAATTGGCGCGCGATGTACGTCTCGACAGCCTGTTGACGGATGCCATCGCGCGCTTGCCCCACATCGAGCTGTGCTTTGATACGCCATGGCTCTTGTGTTATCAGGCGCTCGAACGCCGTCTGGTGCGTGGTGATTACGTTGCTGCCCGCCGGCTGGCGCAGGTGGCGATGGAGCAGTTCGAGCGATTGGGCGATGGCGATGGGTATGCCTATGCCCTGGCCAGTGTTGCGATTGCGCGTTATCACCTGGGGCAGTATGCAGCTGCACTTGCCGAACTGGATGCTCGTCCCTGGGTCGAGGATCCGACGTGCAGAGCGGCGCTTTCCTTTGCCGCTTATCTGAACTACCTTGGCCTGGATCAACTGGAGCAGGCGATTCGAGCAGCCCATTGCGGCTTGCACGCTCTCGAATATGAGCCACGCGAAGCGCGACGCATCCACTGGCGGATTGTGCTGCAACGTAATCTTGTCGCAGCCTACCACTTCCGCGGCGAGCTTGCTGCTGCGCGCCGCGCGGGAGAAGAGGCCGTCGCGCTCGCCGAACGTCACTTCGCGACGGAAGGCTTCTATGCATGGAGCCTCTACGAACTGGGATTGCTCGAGCAACGCGCGGGACGGCTCGACCTGGCGCTGACGCTGTTGCAACAGGCACGGACGCATCTTGAACAGACAACCCGCTATGACGTACTCTGGCGCTGGATCCTTGTAGCCCAGGGCCATACCCTGCGTGACATGGGCGACCTCGCAGCGGCTGATGAGCGATACGGGCTTGGCGGCTGGGGTGAAGGTGAAGATGGGCCGTTGATGCTCTGGCTGTTGCAAGGACGGTATGCGGAAGCGCGCTATGCGGCAGAATCCCGCCTCACGACCGGCATGATCGAATCACCGATTGAGCGGACTAATCTGGGCGTTCTACTCGCGCTGCTTGATCTTGAACATGGCGCAACACCTGAGATCTGCCGGCGATTGCGTGCCGCTGCTGAGCAGTATCAGATGTATGGCTTCCGCTACACACGCGCGAGCCTGCTGTTGCATCTGGCTGCCGCTGAGTATGAGCTCGGCAACACCGCGGCTGCCGATCAGCCATTGGCCGAAGCGCTGAGCTTCGCCGCTGCCCAGGGATACCTCAACTTTGACTGGTGGCATCCAGAACGGATGCAACGTCTGCTCCACCATGCCTGTGCAGCGGGCATTGAACCCGTGTACAGTGCCAGACTGCGGCAGGAACGAGGACTCGCTGCTCCGCCCGACTCCGAAAAAGCTGCCGTAACGAAGGTGATGGTAGCACCGGCCAGCGTGCCACCAGCCACGACACGGCTGGCGATCAACTGTCTGGGGCAGTTCAGGGTCTGCCTCGATGATGACCCGCTGCCGCGTGAGCGCTGGCAGGGGTATCCAGCCGGCGCGCTCCGGATGCAACGGCTGTTGGTGTACCTGGCTCAGCACCGTCATCCGCAGCCGATGAGCGCCATCGCGCGGTATGTCTGGCCGGACCGGTGGGATTGCATCGACGTTGCGACCAATTTTCACCTGACACTAGCCGGGCTACGTCGTGTTTTGGAGCCCGATCTTGCGCAGGGACGTGTTTCACGGTTTGTGCTGACCGCCTCGGAAGGGTATCTTCTGCATCCGGATTTACAAGTCGAGCTGGACCTCAATGCGTTTCAAACCAGCATCCGCAGCGGGTGGTCCGCGCATGCCGAGGGCCGGCGTGAAGCAGCGCGCAGCGCATTTCTGCACGCCGAGCAGCTCTACCAGGGAGATTTCGCCCTGGCGAAGTCCGATCCAGGGGAAGGCGAGGCGTATCGCCGTGCGTTCCTCCAAGCAATCTATTGGCTGGCTGAGGACGATCTTGGCTGCGGCCAGGCCGCAGCTTGTATTGCCCGCGCCCAGCGCATCCTGCGTGAAGATCCCTGGCATACTGGAGCAGCAGCCCTGCTCCTCAAGGCCTATCTCGCGGCTGGGAACCGGCGTGCCGCGCGCCGGTACTATGAACGACTGATGAGGCTTCACGACACGCTGCCGCCAGAGATCGTTTACATTGCCAAGACGCATAGATTGTAA
- a CDS encoding glycerophosphoryl diester phosphodiesterase membrane domain-containing protein, which produces MVTGSRLRPLSAGELLDEAFRLYRNNLLSLLAITALVQVPYMLISSLLQLPLQRLAGRAQDPTTPFDPSGVESPAAWLGTLAFSTGSSLLVSLLYAIVFLPLLEGALTFAVAQRYLARPISLSGSFRAAFRRLGSLVGARLLLSLASLLVVGVFVGMIVSLVVLAASSDALGDTAGTAGTLGAVLCSIVLVIVLGVGLLLFVPRLLFTSQAVMVEGVGAIDSLRRSWQLTAGFFWRVLGLLLLITLITWLISVVPALIIVTPITLLLQDQPEVQFLISAVVSTLLNVVVLPFTMIAYTLIYFDLRVRKEGFDLEQQAGSLLVGPAAPSAG; this is translated from the coding sequence ATGGTCACAGGTTCGCGCCTCCGGCCACTCTCGGCCGGCGAGCTTTTGGACGAAGCTTTTCGCCTCTACCGCAACAACCTGCTTAGCCTGCTGGCGATCACGGCGCTGGTGCAGGTGCCCTACATGCTGATCAGCTCCCTGCTGCAACTGCCGCTCCAGCGTCTGGCTGGGCGTGCGCAAGACCCCACCACTCCCTTCGATCCTTCCGGCGTGGAGTCTCCTGCGGCTTGGCTGGGGACGTTGGCGTTCTCAACCGGCAGCTCGCTGCTGGTAAGCCTGCTGTATGCGATCGTCTTTCTACCATTGCTCGAGGGCGCGCTAACCTTCGCCGTCGCGCAGCGCTACCTAGCGCGACCGATCAGCCTCAGCGGCAGCTTCAGGGCAGCCTTCCGTCGCCTGGGGAGCCTGGTCGGCGCGCGTCTGCTGCTGTCGTTGGCCAGTCTGCTGGTCGTCGGCGTCTTTGTCGGCATGATTGTGAGCCTTGTGGTCCTCGCAGCCAGCAGTGATGCGCTCGGCGATACGGCCGGCACCGCCGGCACGCTCGGCGCCGTGCTCTGCTCGATCGTTCTGGTGATCGTACTGGGGGTCGGCCTGTTACTCTTTGTGCCACGACTGCTGTTTACCTCCCAGGCAGTTATGGTCGAAGGCGTCGGCGCGATCGACAGCCTACGGCGCAGCTGGCAGCTCACCGCCGGGTTCTTCTGGCGCGTGCTGGGGCTCCTGCTGTTAATCACCCTGATCACCTGGTTGATCTCGGTCGTGCCCGCCTTGATCATCGTGACGCCGATCACCCTGCTGCTTCAGGATCAGCCAGAAGTGCAGTTTCTGATCAGCGCCGTCGTATCCACGCTGCTCAACGTTGTGGTGCTGCCGTTCACCATGATCGCCTATACCCTGATCTATTTCGATCTACGCGTGCGCAAAGAGGGCTTCGACCTGGAGCAGCAGGCCGGTAGCTTGCTGGTCGGGCCGGCTGCGCCATCAGCGGGATGA